From the Kitasatospora atroaurantiaca genome, the window CCAACTCACCTCCGGCGGGTTTGCTCGGATGACGATGGAAGGTGTCGCCGGTGCGGCGCAGACCGGGAAGGCCGCGCTGTACCGACGCTGGGCATCCAAGGCCGATCTGGTCATCGATGCCCTCGGGTCCACTCTCCCACCCCCTACCGACATCCCCGACCTCGGGTCCGTGCGTAGCGAGTTGATGCAGCTCATGGGGCGTTTCGGTGAGGTGATGGAGTCCCGGGCCGGTACCGCGATGCGCGCGCTGATGGCCGAGCTGGACCACGAACGGGCGCGGGTCTTCAAGGACTTCGTGCTGGCCCGGGTCGTGCAGCCGGCGACCCTCGCCATGCTGGAGATCCTCCGCAGGGGCGAACTCCGGGGCGACGTCCGGCCCGGGGCGGCCAACTCACTGGTCGCGGATGTCGGGCCGGCCATGCTCATGTACCGGGCCAAGGTCTGCGAGGGCCCCTTCGACCCCGGCTTCTGCACGGCGCTGGTCGACGAGGTGCTGATCCCGATGGTGAGCCCTGCCGACTGCCGGTGAGCAGCCCTCGGGCGGGCGGTGAGCGGTCGGGTGGGTGGGCGGGTGGTGTCCTGGGGGTGGGCCTCGGGCCGGCGTGCAGGACGTAGGCTGGACTCGCCCAGGAAGCAGCCGAATGGACCCCCCGATGCCGTACGACCCCCCGACCCATTCGGTCGAGCGCTCGCTGCGCCGGGCCGGTGCCCGGCTCGTGGCGGGGTTGGACGAGGTCGGCCGCGGAGCCTGGGCCGGGCCCGTGACGGTGGGCGCGGCGGTGACCGGACTGCGCAAGCCGCCGGAGGGGCTCACCGACTCCAAGCTGCTCACCGAGCGCCGCCGCAACGAGCTCGCACCGCTGCTGGCGGACTGGGTCCACGCGTACGCGCTCGGTCACGCCTCGCCGGAGGAGTGCGACGAGCTCGGGATGACCGCCGCTCTGCGGCTCGCGGCGCAGCGTGCGTTGGAGGCGCTCCCGGTCCAGCCGGACGCGATCATCCTCGACGGCAAGCACGACTATCTCGGCGGGCCCTGGCGGGTGCGGACGGTGATCAAGGGCGACCAGTCCTGCATCTGTGTCTCGGCCGCGTCGGTGCTGGCCAAGGTGCAGCGCGACAGCCTGATGGCGGAGATCGGGGACGATCACCCGGCGTTCGGGTTCGCCGACAACGCCGGTTATCCCTCGCCGGTGCACCGCGCGGCGCTGGAGGAGTACGGGCCTACCGAGTACCACCGGCTCTCCTGGGCGTACCTGGACGGGCTGCCCAGGTGGAGCCACCTGAAGCGGGTCCGGGCCGTGGCCGAGCAGGACGAGCAGCTCGCGCTGGATTTCTGACGATTCGTCCGCTCTCCCGGAGCGGTCGGTAGCGGCTGTGCGTGTGTCCAAAGGGTGGGGCGCCCGTGCGCATCCGACCGGCATTTGATAGATATCCGGGTATGCCAGTCTTCCCCGAGGAGCCGGAGATTCACGAGAGCATCCCGGGCGCCGGCGTTCCCTTCCCCCGCGAGTCGGACGCACATGCCCCCCGTACGCCTGCCGTCGGCAGCGCGT encodes:
- a CDS encoding TetR/AcrR family transcriptional regulator; translated protein: MDQMVRRQRADGPPAGASPRCVLAGEVSGAAVAPSRKRGKALEAAIFEAALDQLTSGGFARMTMEGVAGAAQTGKAALYRRWASKADLVIDALGSTLPPPTDIPDLGSVRSELMQLMGRFGEVMESRAGTAMRALMAELDHERARVFKDFVLARVVQPATLAMLEILRRGELRGDVRPGAANSLVADVGPAMLMYRAKVCEGPFDPGFCTALVDEVLIPMVSPADCR
- a CDS encoding ribonuclease HII, whose protein sequence is MPYDPPTHSVERSLRRAGARLVAGLDEVGRGAWAGPVTVGAAVTGLRKPPEGLTDSKLLTERRRNELAPLLADWVHAYALGHASPEECDELGMTAALRLAAQRALEALPVQPDAIILDGKHDYLGGPWRVRTVIKGDQSCICVSAASVLAKVQRDSLMAEIGDDHPAFGFADNAGYPSPVHRAALEEYGPTEYHRLSWAYLDGLPRWSHLKRVRAVAEQDEQLALDF